The following nucleotide sequence is from Aggregicoccus sp. 17bor-14.
CCCTCCCGTGAGCTCGTCTCCCAGCGCGCGGCGCACCTCGCGCGGCAGCGCGTCCAGCGACGTGGCCACGCCGGCCGGAGCCGCGCTGGCGGTCGCCACGCCGTCGTGCGCAGGGGGCGGCCCCTGCGGCGCGCGCGCGTGCAGGGACATCAGGCGCAGCCCGGGCCGCAGCGCGGCGAGCTGCGCGGAGAGCCTCTCGCGCTCCGCCTCGTCCAGGTCCGCGACCGCGAGCGCCACCCGGCCCCGGTGCGCGCGCAGGCGGGCCTCGGCGTCCGCCGCGTCGTGCGCGGGCAGCACCGTGAAGCCCTCCCCCTCCAGCACCCGCTGCACGAGGGCGCGCAGCTCCGGCTCGCGCTCGATGACCAGCACGGCCTCGGGGGCCGCGGCGGCGCGGGGCGCGGGCGCGGCGAGGCGGGGGAAGTAGAGGCGGAAGGTGGTGCCCTGCCCGGGGGCGCTGTCCACGCGCACGTGGCCGCCGCTCTGGCGCACGATGCCGTACACCGCGGGGAGCCCGAGGCCGCTGCCCTCGCCCAGGCCCTTGGTGGTGAAGAAGGGCTCGAAGAGGTGGCTGCGCGCCTCCTCGCTCATCCCCTCGCCGCTGTCCTGCACCTCGAGCACCACGTAGTCGCCCTCGGGCAGCCCCTCGCGCGCGCCGGCCTCCGCGTGGGAGGTGACGAGCGCGAGCTGGCCGCCGTGGGGCATGGCGTCGCGGGCGTTGGCCGCGAGGTTCACCAGCACCTGCTCCAGCTGCATCGGGTCCACGCGGATGCTGCCCGCCTCGAGATCCAACCGGTAGTCGAGCCGGATGCCCTCACCCAGCAGCGCGCGCAGCGCGGGGCCCAGCTCCCACAGGGCGCTGCTCGCATCCAGCACCACCGGGCGCAGCATCTGCTTGCGCCCGAAGGCGAGCAGCTGCCGCGTGAGCCCCGCGGCGCGCGCGGCCGCGCGCTGGATCTGCCGCGCCGAGCCCTCCACGGTGCGGTTGCCCCCGCCGAGGCGCTGCAGGCGCTCGCAGTGGCTGAGGATGACGGTGAGCAGGTTGTTGAAGTCGTGCGCGACGCCGCCCGCGAGCTGTCCCACCGCCTCCATCTTCGCCACCTGCCGCACCCGCTCCTCGAGCTGCTGGTGCTCGGTGATGTCCTCGGCGAGCGCCACCACGCAGTCCTCGCCCAGCAGGCGCACCTGCACGAAGGAGGCGAGCACCACGCGCTGCTCGCCGCTCTTGCGCCGCAGGTGCATCTCGCGCTGCACGAGCCTCCCCTCGCGCCGCAGCACGCTGATCAGCTCCTCGCGCTCCTGCGGCTCCATCCACAGCGAGAGCTCGCGCGTGGTGTGGCCCAGCAGCTCCGCGCGGGAGTAGCCGCTCGCCTCCACGAAGCTGTCGTTCACGTCCAGCACGCGCCCGTCGTGCAGCGTGGCGAGCAGGATGGGCAGGGGCGCGGCGTGGAAGATGCGGCTGAAGCGCTCCTCGCTCTGGCGCAGCGCCTCCTCGGCGCGCCGGCGCAGCGTCACGTCCTTGCTGAAGCCGCTCACCCCCACGATCTCGCCGCCGTCGCGGATGGGGTAGAGCGAGACGAGGTAGGCGCGCCGCCGCCCGTCCACCACGTACTCCTGCTCGTCCGTCACGTGCTCGCCGGCGCGGGCGCGCGCATACAGCGCCTCCCAGCGCTGGGCGGCCTCCGGGTGCTGGGCGCGCAGCATCTCGGGGAAGGCGCTGCCGGGGCGCAGCTCCACGTCGAAGGCGTCGCGCGCGAGCTCGCGAAAGAAGCTGTTGGCCACCACCACGCGCCCCTCGCGGTCCACCGACCAGAGCGCGTCCTGCGTGTTCTCGAGCAGCGCGCTCAGGTCCGCGCGCGAGCTGCGCAGCTCGCGCTCGCTGCGCTTGAAGTCCGTCACGTCGTGGGCGAGCCCCAGCACGCCAGGGCCCCGCCCGCCCGCGCCCGGCAGCGGCTCGAGCACCACGCGGAAGGTGCGCCCCTGCACGTTCACCTCGGAGCTCACGTGCTCGCCGTTGAGCGCGCGCCGGTGCTGGGCGCGCAGGGGGCGCAGCGCGGCGCCGTCCAGCAGCCCCTCCCCCACCCGCCGCTCCATCAGGCCCTGCGCATCCAGCCCCAGCGAGGCGAGCGCCGTGCCCTGCACGCTGGTGAGCCGCAGCCGCTCGTCCGTCGTCCACAGCACCGCGGGCAGCTGCTCGAGCAGCAGGCGCTGGCGGGCCTTGTCCTCCGCGAGCTCCTGCTCGCGGCGCTGGCGCGCCGTCACGTCGGTGCCCACCACGAGGAAGCCCGCGGGGCGGCCGCCCGAGTCCCTGCGGGGCCGGAAGCGCAGCTCCAGCACCCGCGGGCCCCCTTCCGCCTCCTCCTCCACCACCTCGGTGAAGCGCTCGCCGCGCAGCGCCCGCGGCGCGCTCGCCGCGAGCCAGGGCAGCAGCTCCATCAGCCCCGCGGCCGGCTGGCCCACCAGGCGCCGGGGCGGGACGCGCAGCGCCTCGCCCTCCGCGAGCACCACGCGGCCCCGGCCGTCGCAGGTGACCAGCAGCAGCGGCGCCTCCTGCAGCGCGTCGAGCGCCTCGAGCGCCTCGGGGGCGCGCGCGGGCAGCAGGGCTTCCGGTGCTTCAGCGGTGCGCGGCGCCTCGGGAGCGGGCTCGTCGGCGAGCCGGGGCGCGGCCTCCTGCTCGCGGCGCAGCCCCCAGGCCCCCCAGAGCAGCAGCGCCACCGCGAGCGCGAGCAGGGGTCCCGCGAGCGGCGAGCGCAGGCCCGTTCCGGCCCCCGCCCCCAGGGAGCTGGCCAATGCCACCAGCCCTCCCAGCAGGACGAGTCCGAGCGGGAGCGCCTTGTGCTGCGCCGCACGCGCGCTCATGCATCCGGCCCCAGCACCTCCCGGACGCGGCCGGTGAGGTCGTCGAAGGTGAAGGGCTTGGAGAGCACCTCGGTGCCGTGCGGCAGCTCCCCGTCGTCCGAGAGGGCCCGCCCGCTGAAGCCCGTCATGAAGAGCACCTTCAGACCGGGGCGGCGCTCGAGCAGCCGCTGAGCGAGCGTGGGGCCGTCCATGCGCGGCATGAGCACGTCGGTGAGCAGCAGGTGGATGGGGCGCGGGTAGTCCGCCGCGAGGCGCACGGCCTCTTCGCCGCTGCCCGCCTCGAGGATGCGGTAGCCGCGCTCGCGGAGGATCTCCGCGGTCAGATCCCGCACGTCCGGATCGTCGTCCACGACGAGCAGGGTCTCGTTCCTGTCTGTCTGGTCTCCGACCGAGTGGGTGAGCATGCGCGCAGCTCCAATGGCACTGCGCGTTGAAACTATGAACCCCCGGTGTCGAAGGTGAGCGCCCCCACGCTCCCGCGGGCGCTATTCGCCGCGCCCGGGTGCTCGCCTGCCCTGCCGGGGCCCGCGCTGGCGGGGAATCCCCCTACTCCACGCGCATCGCTTCCACGGGATCCAGCTTCGCGGCGCGCGCCGCCGGGTAGATGCCGAAGCCCAGGCCCACCACCGAGCTCATCAGCAGCGAGACGCCCACGGCCCAGGCGGGCACGGTGGCCGGCAGCCCCATCATCCAGCGGGCGAGGAAGGCGAGGAAGTAGCCGAGCAGCACGCCGAGCACGCCGCCCACCAGGCTGAGCATCACGGCCTCGGTGGCGAACTGGGCGAGGATGCGCCGCTTGCGCGCGCCCAGCGCCTTGCGGATGCCGATCTCCCGGGTCCGCTCCGTCACGCTCACCAGCATGATGTTGAGGATGCCGATGCCGCCCACCACGAGCGACAGCAGGCACACCCCGAAGCTCGCCGCGCTGATGACCCGCGAGATGTTGTTGAACATCTCCGTGCTGCTCTCGTTGGAGAAGAGCGCGAAGTTGTCCTCCTGGTCCGGCTTCAGCCCGCGCCGCCGCCGCATCAGCTGCACCACCTCGTCCTGGGCGCGCTGCATGACCTCCCCGCTCTGGGCGCGGATGCTGATGAACACCGAGCGGTTCTGGCCGTAGAGCGGGTAGAAGGTGGAGAGCGGGATGACCACCTGGTTGTCCATGCTCCCGCCGCCGAGGAAGGAGCCGCGGCGCTTGAGCGTGCCCACCACGCGGAAGGTGCGGCCCTTGATGCGCACGTCCTGGCCCAGCGGGTCCGCGCCGGGGAAGAGCCGGTCGATGACGTCCGCGCCCAGCACCGTCACGCGCCGGCCGTCCAGGTACTCGGCGTCGCTGAAGGCGCGGCCCGTCTCGAGGGACACCGCGTTGGTCTGGAAGCCCTCCGGGGTGATGGCCCACACGCTCACGCCGTTCTGGGTCTCGCGCTCGGCGGTGGAGATCTTCTGCCCGCCCTCGCTGTCCTCGCCCGCCGCCGTGAGGATGTCCGGCAGGCTGAGGATGGCGGCGCGGTCGTCCAGCGTGAGGTTGGGGCGCTTGGAGAGCTTCTCGAAGTCGAAGCGCCCGAAGCCGCGCGGCATCTTCTGGATCTGGAAGGAGTTGGCGCCCAGGTCCGAGAGGTCCGTGCTCACCTTGATGCGCAGCCCCTCGATCATCGCCATCATCGAGACCACGGTGGTGACCCCGATGACGATGCCCAGCAGCGTGAGCACCGAGCGCAAGGGGTTGCCGAGGAAGGTCCCCAGGGCGAGACGGAAGTTGTCGTAGGCGAAGGTGAGCATGGCTACTCGTAGCGGAGGGCTTCGACGGGATCGAGGTGCGCGGCGCGCGCCGCCGGCCAGATGCCGAAGACGAGCCCCACGAAGGCGGAGAAGCCGATGCCGAAGGCCACCGTGCCCGGGCGCACCGTGGCGGCGAGCGGCGTCACCATGGCGAGCAGCACCGCGATGGCGAGCCCCAGCGCGGTG
It contains:
- a CDS encoding PAS domain S-box protein; the protein is MSARAAQHKALPLGLVLLGGLVALASSLGAGAGTGLRSPLAGPLLALAVALLLWGAWGLRREQEAAPRLADEPAPEAPRTAEAPEALLPARAPEALEALDALQEAPLLLVTCDGRGRVVLAEGEALRVPPRRLVGQPAAGLMELLPWLAASAPRALRGERFTEVVEEEAEGGPRVLELRFRPRRDSGGRPAGFLVVGTDVTARQRREQELAEDKARQRLLLEQLPAVLWTTDERLRLTSVQGTALASLGLDAQGLMERRVGEGLLDGAALRPLRAQHRRALNGEHVSSEVNVQGRTFRVVLEPLPGAGGRGPGVLGLAHDVTDFKRSERELRSSRADLSALLENTQDALWSVDREGRVVVANSFFRELARDAFDVELRPGSAFPEMLRAQHPEAAQRWEALYARARAGEHVTDEQEYVVDGRRRAYLVSLYPIRDGGEIVGVSGFSKDVTLRRRAEEALRQSEERFSRIFHAAPLPILLATLHDGRVLDVNDSFVEASGYSRAELLGHTTRELSLWMEPQEREELISVLRREGRLVQREMHLRRKSGEQRVVLASFVQVRLLGEDCVVALAEDITEHQQLEERVRQVAKMEAVGQLAGGVAHDFNNLLTVILSHCERLQRLGGGNRTVEGSARQIQRAAARAAGLTRQLLAFGRKQMLRPVVLDASSALWELGPALRALLGEGIRLDYRLDLEAGSIRVDPMQLEQVLVNLAANARDAMPHGGQLALVTSHAEAGAREGLPEGDYVVLEVQDSGEGMSEEARSHLFEPFFTTKGLGEGSGLGLPAVYGIVRQSGGHVRVDSAPGQGTTFRLYFPRLAAPAPRAAAAPEAVLVIEREPELRALVQRVLEGEGFTVLPAHDAADAEARLRAHRGRVALAVADLDEAERERLSAQLAALRPGLRLMSLHARAPQGPPPAHDGVATASAAPAGVATSLDALPREVRRALGDELTGGAPAPNGRTKPLLH
- a CDS encoding response regulator is translated as MLTHSVGDQTDRNETLLVVDDDPDVRDLTAEILRERGYRILEAGSGEEAVRLAADYPRPIHLLLTDVLMPRMDGPTLAQRLLERRPGLKVLFMTGFSGRALSDDGELPHGTEVLSKPFTFDDLTGRVREVLGPDA
- a CDS encoding ABC transporter permease: MLTFAYDNFRLALGTFLGNPLRSVLTLLGIVIGVTTVVSMMAMIEGLRIKVSTDLSDLGANSFQIQKMPRGFGRFDFEKLSKRPNLTLDDRAAILSLPDILTAAGEDSEGGQKISTAERETQNGVSVWAITPEGFQTNAVSLETGRAFSDAEYLDGRRVTVLGADVIDRLFPGADPLGQDVRIKGRTFRVVGTLKRRGSFLGGGSMDNQVVIPLSTFYPLYGQNRSVFISIRAQSGEVMQRAQDEVVQLMRRRRGLKPDQEDNFALFSNESSTEMFNNISRVISAASFGVCLLSLVVGGIGILNIMLVSVTERTREIGIRKALGARKRRILAQFATEAVMLSLVGGVLGVLLGYFLAFLARWMMGLPATVPAWAVGVSLLMSSVVGLGFGIYPAARAAKLDPVEAMRVE